AAGATAAAGATAGGTTGTTGGCACGAGTAAGGGTATAAAAAAgacaaaattattttcttttcaaattcaaataacaTCTTTTTTATATCGTTCGTATCACAAAAATAGAGCAAAAACGTTTACTACGAGTAGATTGTACGCGTTCTTGTCACTCTTATGATAGTTTTCCTATCACCGATGTTcagtatttataaaaataatcacAAACTGGCCAACGACCGCGTTCGTCTAGATTCTGGATTCTGTCTTATCTTAGTCTTACAAAATccatttcttttttccttttttatgttgTAAGTCAAATAATTTTGCGATACACCTAAGGTGTTTAGTAAAAATTGAAGACAAACTTGCACACTTCGTCCAttatcattaataaaatattcgtaGGTACGGTGTCTTCTGCTTTcaccttttgttttttttcgttttattgGAATAGATTTACAACTGTTCATGATCCAATCCCTTTTCCCTTGTGTATTCAAACTCCAAAAGTAATGAAAAATTGCCTCTCGTGTACCTTCAGAGATTAAGAAACATCTTCTTTGACACTTTCCCTTTTTGCAAGGGTTTTCACGTAAACGCTTgcctttttttaataaatcagcTGTAATTTCATATGCTCCCTCCTTATTTCTCAAAATCATTCTAATGTGTTTGAAGTAAGGGGGTTTTAAGGTCTGCGCggtaatttttactttttctgactttttaataatgtatttttttatgtttctttCAACATTGTTTTCATCATAATCATATTtaactgaaacaaaaaaaaaatctgagtaATAGACATGCgagataaatattaatttaactgCAATGTAAATTCCAAATTCACTTAGTAAGACTCCGTCaagaataataattgtatttggAGAAATTTTTCACTCTTGGTACAAAGTAATTATTTTCGAAATATTTGTTCGTACCcttaagagtccccgcagaccacaaactttttatcagccgatagtttggtcggtttcttaatcagtatgaagatgtattataacgcaaattataacgattgcatcttcatactgattaagaaaccgaccaaactatcggccgactCTTAAtgtaaagaatttttaaaatcaaatttcAATAGGACTTCGCAAGATTTATTTGACAATAAACTTCGTTAGTACATGTAACAATATTGCATTACGAGACTTATACAAATggttaaacataataataaatatatacaagCTAGAGTTATTCTGATTGCTCATTCTTAGTGATCGTCGTCATCTTTCCTTCTGCCTTTTTAATGTTCTCACACAAATACTTCGGTGACACATCTAATGTGTTTTGTAAAAATTGTAGACACACTTGCACTGTGCCTTCATTATCAGTGATGTAATATTCATAGTTGCAATCTCTTTTGCTATTTCCCTTTGCCCTTCTTCGTTTAATTGGAACAGATTTACAATTGTTGATAATCCACTCTTTTTTGCTTTGTCTATCCAAATTCcagaaatattgaaaaaaagattttcttctCTCTTCTGAAATCTTGTAACATCCCCTTTGACACTTTCCCTCTTTGCAAGGATTGTCTCGTATTCGCCTAGCTTCTCTTAATATACCAGATGTATTGACATACGCTTCTCCCTTGTCTCTCGAAATTGTTCTTGGTGATTTCGGCTTGGTGATTTTCATCACTTgtgattttttaagaatcctttcTTTTATTTTGCCCTCTGAACTCATATGATCAGATGAAGTTCCGCTTTCTGATGCATTTGACTGTTCACAATCTGATTTGTATGAACAAATAACTTCGATCGGTAGTATATATCTACCCTCTGaaagtacaaaaaaatattataaattacagACCAGACACATTTTTTGCAAAAATTGCAAATTGACTGTtctgttttttgtaaaaaatgcaTGTAGGTTAATTCTGACAATGTACAAGAAGTTGATATTGCAGAAGACGACATTATTAAAGACCAGTCTTTAATAAGCTCGTCAGCCCACCCCGGCTTCGACGGGGAGCCTACCTAATCCATAGACAAAATATGGGTATGAATGTGTTAAGCTTATCTTATACCTATTAGAATCTACTTATAAACATTCCTCGTTAAATGTTCAGAATACAATCAAACCCAATAATTAGCtaattagtaggtaatattaaagagaaaaaaaatatggcTGAACAAGGTGGATTTTTTTAGAAGACTTTTTATTTCAGGTTCTAATACATTTagcaaattaaatttttcttttgttaattTTCAGTCTCCGTACCGGTATTAACAAAAGTAAGGTTACATGAGCTGATTTTTGTCATATCGACATATTCTACACTAAATGGGTGAATTCCGCTTTTTCGAAACCCATTCTTTATAGTTTCCTTGTTGACGTTTTCTAATGCAGCTTCTAAAGCCGGAGCGAAATGCTCATTCGTAAATTTACTACCAGGATTTTCTGTCTTCCACTTGCTAACCTCATTTTTCCAAAACACTTTCAGGGGTCTGAATACTGCAACGTCCATAGGTTGTAATAAGTGGGTGGAGTTTGGATGGAGTGCAATgatttcaataccaatatttttGCAAAGTTCTGTTAAGTGAAGAGTCAAATGTGATCGGTGACCATCAAGGAAAAAGATAATTGGTTTTGGAATATTCATTTTCTTAAGCCAGGGGTTAAAAACATTCACTACATACTCGAAAAATGTTTTACTACACATCCAGCCCGAATCAGATTTTCCGATACCCCAGTCTTTATTCACACTATTAGCAATATGTTGTGGTATTCTTTCATAAGGATAAATGAGCATAGGTGGTGCCAAAATTCCTGCTGCGTTGGCTGTCATCAAAACTGTTAAGTTTTCGTTTCTATCACCACATGTATTATGAACATTCTTGTAACCTTTACGGACTAGAACTCGACCAGCTTTTGGCTGTAAGAAGAAAGCGCTTTCGTCTGTATTGAAGACACGATTAGGGTCAGTTAACGCTTCATTTAGTCTTCGACATTCTAAATATTTTCGGTTTACATCAAACCATTGCCTGAGCTCTTCTTTTGTTACATTTTCCCTGGCCCTGCTTAAATTTTGTGCTATACGTTCTTTAAGTTCGGGATGGCGTCTCAAGAATGAAGCGAACCACTTTTTTCCTGGCCTATTGTTGGTAAACGGACAAGTGTCCAAGTTCTTCTcaacaattattttttgaacACTATCTAATAAGTGATCTTTAGTCACTGGTAAATGTCTTTCTGTCATATGTAGCACCCATTGTACTAGTGCATTTTCCTCTTCTTGTGATAAAATTGTAGCAGGACCAAAATTACAGTCTCTGGGAGATTTTCCGGTAATTTTATTGTGAAGAGTTATCCTAGGAACACCATATTTTAAGGCAGCAACTGCAACTTTTTCACCTCGGTTTACTTCTTCAATGGCTTTGGCCATCTGCTCTTTCGTATAATTTCTTCTTGGTGCCATTTCTgcgataaaaataattttgatgatTAGAACTATACACAAACTAAACTGAATTTGACAATTCCAATCATGGACAACCAATTATGCACAAGCCAGATCAAATTGTTCATCATAGGATCAAGGGATTTTGGCG
The DNA window shown above is from Maniola hyperantus chromosome 10, iAphHyp1.2, whole genome shotgun sequence and carries:
- the LOC138402862 gene encoding uncharacterized protein, whose product is MAPRRNYTKEQMAKAIEEVNRGEKVAVAALKYGVPRITLHNKITGKSPRDCNFGPATILSQEEENALVQWVLHMTERHLPVTKDHLLDSVQKIIVEKNLDTCPFTNNRPGKKWFASFLRRHPELKERIAQNLSRARENVTKEELRQWFDVNRKYLECRRLNEALTDPNRVFNTDESAFFLQPKAGRVLVRKGYKNVHNTCGDRNENLTVLMTANAAGILAPPMLIYPYERIPQHIANSVNKDWGIGKSDSGWMCSKTFFEYVVNVFNPWLKKMNIPKPIIFFLDGHRSHLTLHLTELCKNIGIEIIALHPNSTHLLQPMDVAVFRPLKVFWKNEVSKWKTENPGSKFTNEHFAPALEAALENVNKETIKNGFRKSGIHPFSVEYVDMTKISSCNLTFVNTGTETEN